The Setaria italica strain Yugu1 chromosome IX, Setaria_italica_v2.0, whole genome shotgun sequence genome has a window encoding:
- the LOC101774876 gene encoding uncharacterized protein LOC101774876, which translates to MLAVFFVTCQAMDGHVEGLGRGTGVAAWTAPMSNFMLKNLANVVASGVKTGKGFKKVYFNACARAVNEKFNTTLNGEQIKNHLKTWQRKWAKITRLKSLSASGFDEENYIITLDEEHYNGHVHDHKADAEYLNKPLENYAEMETIFGKDMATGKFAKDSSAPLGTEDGDTEDGAANGTEEDPSSAFEEGATSNARPNKRAKIVESAEEGLIGAFNRVGDKLAMAITQVAKSNNELPEDLFDKVNSLSVSGFNDLQISTYYAHLVANPLIGKAFYGLPFQHQLHWMAMFVSERFPGQ; encoded by the exons ATGCTAGctgttttttttgttacatGCCAGGCAATGGATGGTCATGTTGAGGGACTTGGGAGAGGTACTGGTGTGGCTGCCTGGACAGCGCCAATGTCCAATTTCATGCTGAAAAATCTTGCCAATGTCGTTGCCAGTGGTGTTAAAACAGGAAAGGGCTTCAAAAAGGTCTATTTCAATGCATGTGCTAGAGCTGTCAATGAAAAATTCAACACTACGCTCAATGGTGAGCAGATTAAGAACCATCTGAAGACATGGCAAAGAAAGTGGGCAAAGATAACACGACTCAAGAGCTTGAGTGCATCTGGATTCGATGAAGAGAACTACATCATCACCCTTGATGAGGAGCACTACAATGGCCATGTGCAC GATCACAAGGCTGATGCCGAGTATTTAAACAAGCCTCTTGAGAACTATGCTGAGATGGAAACAATCTTTGGGAAGGATATGGCTACTGGCAAGTTTGCAAAGGATTCAAGTGCTCCTCTTGGTACAGAAGATGGTGATACTGAAGATGGGGCTGCAAATGGTACAGAAGAGGATCCTAGTAGTGCTTTTGAGGAAGGGGCAACATCTAATGCAAGACCTAACAAGAGGGCCAAGATTGTTGAAAGTGCAGAGGAGGGGTTGATTGGTGCGTTCAACAGAGTTGGTGACAAGCTTGCCATGGCTATAACGCAGGTTGCTAAATCTAATAATGAGCTGCCAGAAGATCTCTTTGACAAAGTGAATagcctttcagtttcaggctttAATGATCTTCAGATATCCACATACTATGCGCATCTGGTGGCCAATCCTCTCATTGGTAAAGCTTTCTATGGCTTGCCATTTCAGCACCAGTTACATTGGATGGCTATGTTTGTTAGTGAGAGGTTCCCTGGACAGTAG